From the genome of Candidatus Thorarchaeota archaeon:
GGGTGAAGTAGATGGCGCAAGGTCCCACGTATCGAGTGAAGTTCAAGCGTCGTCGCGAAGGTAAGACGGACTACTACCGTCGCAGGAGACTACTGCTGTCGAGGCAGCATCGTCTTGTCGTCAGAAGGACGAACACGAGGACAATAGTGCAGGTGATTGCTGCAAGACCAGAGGGTGATCAGGTGGTCGCATCTGCAATCTCCTCCGAGCTCGCAGCACACGGTTGGGATGCAGGCACTGCGAACCTTCCTGCAGCGTATCTCACCGGACTGTTAGCTGGACGTAGAGCTGTTTCGAGAGGTGTGAGTAATGCTGTGCTTGACATAGGGCTCAACCCACCAGTAAAGGGATGCAAGGTGTATGC
Proteins encoded in this window:
- a CDS encoding 50S ribosomal protein L18, translated to MAQGPTYRVKFKRRREGKTDYYRRRRLLLSRQHRLVVRRTNTRTIVQVIAARPEGDQVVASAISSELAAHGWDAGTANLPAAYLTGLLAGRRAVSRGVSNAVLDIGLNPPVKGCKVYA